TCACGAAGATGACAGCGTGCAGCACCGAGAAAGCGAAGCAGAGCAACGTAAtgaaaacaaaggaaaggagTGCAATGCACGAAGACTGCGTGGGTGGCGGAGTCGGATGtagcgccagcggcgtctgTTTCGCTGTCACGCGCACGAAAGTCGTGCTGgtagtgctgctgcttcacccCATCAGCAGAAAGTTGTCATTGCGGACGCAGCAGACACATTGGCATCATGGGCAAGAGGAGTGGGGGCGATGGAGAGGATGCTGGGAACCTTGTGGGTGTACGTGCATCAGGCcgccttttttctcttggcACCCTTCTCTTGCGTCCATGCCTTTTCTCAttcctttctcctccgcTATCGCTGCCACATCCACCCCATCACCCCGTCcgtctccttcctccctgcGTCCTTATCTCCTTGCTTCTATATTGCGTGATATCTgtcacacatacacactaCTACCCCGTTGCCGTATTACTGACATGCGCATTCAAAAGCAGTCGTGCTTCGCGCTTGCTGTCCACGCGCCTTTGTCACTTAGGCAAACATCCACCgcccccccttttttgtcgATCTCATCTCTATTTTTTCGGCCCTACTGCACATCTTGTGCGTCTTTGCCTCTTGCTGTACGTCGCtctttccgctgctgcccttgtTGCGTTCACCTGTGCTTCTCCATCTCGCATGGCtccgcgcgtgtgcgcagttGCGTTGAAAGCACGTTTCCTTTCAGTCTTCTCTGTTGCTGCGTCTGTGAAGCGGCCTCGCGCTTGGgttctttccttttctgcgTCTTGCGTGCCTCGTCTCAGCACCACGCACTAACAGGGTGCGTTCTGGGAGCTGGGTACTGCACTTGTGCGTACACAGGCACATCCATGCAAATATATACAGCCGCATAGACGGaatccctcctcctccacaggCACACAAGCGGCCCCAgcaaaaaaaacaaaagcgGATTGCAATCATGTTCAATCGCCTCTTtggaaaagagaagcaggtGCAGCcgagccgcagcagtggcggcggcaacacgAACACCGCGAAGACGATGGAAGACATGGACGCGGCCATtgagctgctggagaagcgcGAGGCGGCACTGGAAAAGCGCATGGAAAGCGAGCTGGCCaaggcgaagcagctgtACGCGAAGAAGAACACACAGGGCGCCCTTCAATGCATGAAGCGGAAGAAGATGTACGAAGAGCAGCTCTTGAACATCGGCGCGCAAAAGCAGAACCTAGAGACGCTCAAGTTCACTGTACAGAACCAAAGTATGAACCACGAGGTGCTGCGAGCGCAGATTCGCGCCAAGGATGAGCTGAAGCGTTCCAACAAGCAAATGAAGGCGGAAAAGATCGAGGACAATATGGATGACTtgatggaggagatggacAAGGCGAACCAGGTGAGCGAGGCGCTCCGCCAGCCGTTAGACAATAACTTCGTCGATGAGGACGAGCTAATGAACGAGCTGGAGATGGAGCTCGACGGCATGAACCTCGAGGAGACTCAAGTGGCCGACGCGAAGCTGCCTGAGATGCCCGCCGTGCCTAGCCAGAAGCTCCCGGCGCAGCCTGTCAAAACCAAGACGcaggaagacgaggacgccCTTGCAGCTCTCGAGGCGGAGCTTGCGTAAAAAGGCTCACCAGAAAGGGGGTAGAtcgggggagagggaaggaagcgCGAAGCGGCCACACAGAGGAGGCTTTTGATAGTGGTGCGCTGGAGACGCAGCGGTGTGGGCACGCAGTGCTGCTCATACGGGCACGGTAAACACAGTAGAGTGAGCTGCTGTGTAGTTTTGCCGTGATGCGCACCACTTCCTGTCGCTTTCCTCGAACGAAACCAGATTTGCACACGCTTTCGCCGCATCCGGAcggagcgggaggagggtgcgagGGAGTCTCGGTTGCAGGAACTCCTCAATTTCTGTGTGACACGGCGTCTGacggtgtgtgcgctgctttTTTCTCCTCGGTGTCTCACGCGGTCACTAGCGCAGGCCTTCTTTTGCTTCTTTCCCGTCGACTACTCCCCACTGCacctcagcggcgccgttgccccTACCTCGATCACCTTCACTGCGCCGACACACTCCTGGTTCCTCTCTCACCAAGCACGACCGGCGTAGTGCATCTGCCTTTTTGTCCTTTTTTAACGCTCTATTatccacctcctcttcttccttccgCTCAGCTTTGAATGATGCATTGGATTCGCGCGCGTTCAGCGCAGAACATAtctatgtgcgtgtgcgtgtgtgtgtgtgtgtgtgtcggaaTGGCTGTTTTTGCTCCACTTTTGCTGTCATTgacgttgttgttgttttttttcctctcgtCTTTGTGCTCTGTTGGTCtatctctgtctctctgcctccgcctccctttcctttcttcgtGGCTCTtcgttgtgtgtgtaggcgcgtgtgcgcgcctttcgctttttcttttaGTCGCACCCGCTCTGTCTGCGCTATGCCATCCTGTTCTCTGttgcttcttcctttttcttgCGCGCTCTTTGTCTGTCTTTTCACCGCTTTTTCCGTGCGTTGCCTTCCTCGTTTGCCGTCGCTTTTGCGTCGTGGCATCGTGGCATCGTGTCGGTTGTCTTGCgttgtgtctgtgcttgcTGTGGGTGAAAAGAAAGCCCCCTGCTCGCTTGTGTTCGTCATGCCTCATCGGTTATCTTTTTTGAACTGTGTGCTCGtcggctttctctctctgcgatTTTTTGCTCACTGCCCTTAcggctcctcctgctccctCGCgatctcccctcccccacactcGCACGCATTCACGGTTGTTAGCAGGCTGCTGGTGGACTGCTGCTTCATCTTTTGCTTGCACCTTACGAAGCGCATGATGTTCGTAGTGTGGGCACAGATGGCTTacaggcaaaaaaaaaacgaaaagaggacTGAAGAAGCGCAAAGGGAGCATCTTCTGCTCTTGTCGAGGCCTCCCGCATCCCTCTTTTTCGCTCATGCATGCCTTATCGCTTTCAGCATCATCATGCACCCactctcttgttttttttccttcaAGGGTGGAGGATGAGAGATGACCTCTCACGAGGCAGCCCTCCCTCCTAcacctctccttccttcccgCACACTCACCCGGGCGCAGCGTTTCACTgatgtgtacgtgtgtgcgtgtgtcttcaTTCTGTTGTATCTGAATGTATGCGCTAACTTGACCAGGGGCGAGACGGCCTCTTGTCTTTTTCGCTTGCTTTATTTTTCTGGAGAATTCACGCAACGAAAACAGAGAGTGGGAGAGCACAAGGTCGGATGGCTGGCGGGGTGAGGCGAAGCAGCATCGCaatgaaagaaaaaaacaagagaCACGAGAAAAGCTGGGGGAACGCGTTCGTTAGACTTTTCGAAATCGACGCGCACCATTCGTGACGTCTTCATGTACTCGTGACCTGGTGACGCACCTTCCTCAAGGTGCTTCTTATCTTTTTTTTGCCTGATGGTGACTGATGATGGTGAACgcgaggggcgggggggCAGTGAGACGCAGGAGacggaaaagagaaaagggcaatgcacacagacgcacaaaTAATGTGTATAGGGGGCCATCGTGCGCATATTTGGCTATTTGTTCGCttctgcgcctgtgcgcgtctgAGTAAGTGTGCGTAAGGCGTCATTCAAGCTGAGGCAGGGACAGGAAAGGAGCTTACAGGTGGAGGGGAGagcggcgttggcgcagTGGATGAACGAAGGTTCAAGAGAGACATCGAGAGGTGCAGTGCGGGTGTGCGGGCAGGTGAGAGAAAGTTGACGGCACAATGCTCTGCTTCCCTTatcctctctttttcttacCGATCGTCCtccgcccccttcctcctttccctcaTTATCCTCGCCGCTGATGGCGTGCGGGATCGTTTGAATGCAGGCCGGATGTGTCTCATCATCCACGATGCCCAGAAACGGTGCGAGTACGAGGCGTAGTAGCCCGTCTAAACCTCCATTAGGCAGAGCCACCATGCAGCCACTGGCgcagcgtgtgcgtatgctACGTCACGAGCGATGCTGTTTCGGTATTCGTGTCGATGTCTGCGCGCCCGTGCGTCATTCCTCattttctcctcttctcacCCGCTTTTTCGCTTCCGCCACCATTTCtgcgctctcctccttctcgAATGCACGCCCTTTCATTGGTGCTGTCGCCTCGATCCCCTCGCCATGCGGCGGCACACcatacacaaacacgcgcgtgtatgtgcttCACATCTTCACCTTCGCTTACACACAAAACGGGAACAATCTCCCCTCTTTTTATCGtggttttctttttccctctcttctcttctctggTGGCACACGCGTCATTCTTTGCACACCCTCTTTCTCGTAGACGCTCTTCTGCTTGGCTTTCtgcttccttccttccctcaCGCAACCTGACCATAcacccttcccctctctgcaccccaccgctgctgctgctgccgctcacTACGCCGCAAACACGCCCAGGCACGCAGGCAGACGCTTTTCTTTagctctcgttctctcttgtTTCGCCAAGGCTGTCCAGCGTATTCCTTCCTCGctgtcttcctctcctcctttttgttCTTCTTCTGCTCTCGCTGCAACTGCTTCGCGTTATTATTTTGCTAAGAACAGAATCGTGTTCGCTTCGCTCTCTGTCTCCGCTTCACTTCTTACCTTTTTATTCCCAACCATTTTGTACCTCCGTCGTCGACTGCTTTCACGCCTTGTACCTCGCTCCCTCAGATATACGTATATACATCTTTACAtatctatctatatatatatatataacgAAAAAAGGCAGGcacgcctccaccacctcaccATCCTCCGCACACTCAAAAGACAGAACAGACAGATGAATCCCGCTATGTCGCGTGCGTCGGGTGATAATTCCACCGCtactgcgccgtcgccgaacCGTGGTCTCGATACGGCTACAccagccgcgccagcgctgcaaGGCGCCTCTCGTCGTTCGTCGCTGGCTAATCACCGACCACGCCGCAGGTACCGCACTTGCTTTGTGGCAATGCCACCACCCACTCGCGTGGCCTTCATTGCGCTTCTTTTGGCGCTGGTATACTCCAGCCAGGGGCTCTGTGCGGGACCTGCCGTTGGTGGCCTGACTGATGGGAtgggcggcaccgccgcggcaacggccTACGTGCGCTCCTGCGACGGAGCCTCGCTACCCACGCCGCCTGGTTGCGGGCTCAAGCTGGTGGTGGATCTCACCCTCGACGACAGCATTCTCACCGGCTCCGTCTTGGAGACAGAGGTGACGGTGACGCACGCGTTGCATCAGTCACTCTTTCCCCGTGACGCGGCGTCCAATGCTGCTGGCACAGCTGCCACCTCTTTGCAGGTGTCTCTGCCTCCCATCACGGTGGCAATACAGCGTGGCGCCGTGCAGATGCGCTACGGCCTCACCTACCTACGCACGTTTCCGGCGGCGTTGCGAGACTCTGTGCGGGTGCTGAGGACGGCCATGTCTTGCGACGACGGCGTCACGCGCTGCCCCTCCTACATGAGCATGACAGGGGCGCTtgtgtcggcgccgctcggACTGTGCTGCCTCTGCACCAGCGTGGAGTGCGCCCTCACAAGCGACCTGTGCAACGCTTCAATGCGCGCGCACTTTTGCTtccgcaccggcgcagccggAATTACGTGCGTACAGGGCGAGGGCATCACCTACCACGGATGGTCCGTGGGATCGTCGTCGCCCTACTACACGATGAACCTATCCGCGAGCGGGCGAGGGATCGCACCGACGACACTGCAGCTCACAACGGATGCCCCTGAGGCGCAGAACGGTGCGTCTGCTCTGCAGCTTCTTCGGGCCTCTGATGTTTTGCCCGAAGAGTCAAACCCCAAGGTTGATATTTCCGGGCGCGTTCTCTTTGTCCCCTCTGCAGAACACAGCAGGgccagccgcggcaccaccagcacTGGGCCTGTGCGCGACGACGATCCGGCAGAGTGGCTTTTGCTCCCGGCGCCGCTTGTCAGCGTCTCAGGCAATGATTGCGACAAGGTCGGCATCTCACCAGACTATTTCTACTCGCTCTCCAGCACTACGCAGTGCAACGCGCAGAAGGGGACGTGCGTGCGACACCAGCTGGCGGACTACCGCGCGGCGGACCTGGAACAGATCGCCCAGGGCGTAGGCGGACGCTATATCGGCGCCTCTCTGGGCACCTTCACGCGGCAGAAAATGGGGGAACAGGAGTTCCTGTTCGATACGGTGGAGCGCACGGGCGGGGCGATGCTGCGGTGGACGGTGAACGCGGACGGCCTCGCGTTCCAGCCGCTTCCGGTGCACGGCGTACTGGATGCTATCAAGTTTGACAGCAGCACAGGCATCCTCTACGTCACGGTtcgcaacaacaacacatATGGTGGCCTCTACTACGTTGCCGTTGGCCAGTGCCAGGGAGCACGCGCATCGcactgcgacagcgacggcgtgaCACACGAGTGTGGCCGCACGGCTTTGGTGGCCGGCGCTAACACCTCCTCGCTGTTGCAGTTCAGCATGGTGAGCGACCCGCCCGAGGAGGTTGGACGCACCGCTTCATGCACCGTCGTCTTTcgcgacgcggccgctgcgctgctggcctCTAAAAACGTTTCGTGGACGGTCGAGCACAGGACCACTACGCCGGCGCCGAATGCCCCCAAAGCGGAGCAGTGCAGACGCTGCGCCTTCCGCGACCTGCGGTGTCTTTTCAGCACCGTCTGCGAGTGGCAGATGCTCCTGTGGACagcggtggccgtggcggtggcgtgggcgCCGTATGCCATCTTGGCCTACTGGCGCATGGCGTGGCACGTTGGCGCCAAGTTCTTGGCGGGTCTGAACTGACTTCCTGATACGTCGTTTTCTCTCTACCCTCTCTCACCCACTTTCACCACCCAGAAACAAGCGCAGCGAAGGCcgcactcgcacacgcacgccccttccccccgcATACGACGAGCCGCAAAGAGTCGCTGCCGCATTGCCTTcaactttttttttatgtttgctcttctcctttcctcttctGTTTCGTCTATTCGTTCGTTCCTGCAATAACGCGTTTCCCTTTTCTGAAACGTTTCGAGTTTCCCGtttctcgctttctttttccttgtgCACCTTTGCGTGCTAGCAgtgaggagaggggcgggggccgCGGTGAGGTatgcacagacgcacatgcacgcatatatatgtggctacgtatgtgtgtgtatgcgcgcgtgcatgtggAGCGATGAAAAGaagaataaaaaaaaaactgaaATAGACTGCGatctttttcttctgcctCACACAGATCCTCTCACTgtccttcccttcctcttctttccgCACACACGGCAACGATCTCATATGGCAATCCTCCGCGTATTCTTATCGACCTACGCATGCGTAGAAGAGCGAGGCTCATGTTCGACGTGTGCGGATGCTGTAAAGGGTCACTGGTGTAGCCTTCATGAGGGCTCTTGTGGTCCCACTCTCATTTGCTCTTGCGAAGATGCTGAAGTGAAGGACCGACAGTTGTTGCGGTACGACCTGTGCCGTGTAGCTCTTTCCTCTGGGCATCATTAGCTGATGGCTTGATTCTCATCATCCCCCCTGCACCTATTCTTTCTCTAACTGTTGCCGTGCATGTGTACGACgggcacgtgcgtgtgtgttcaCGCCACATGCCACTCCCCCTCATTCTTGGCCCTCACACTTTTTGAAAACGTGCAGCCgcacaagcagcggcagaacTCCCGGATCCATCCCTCTTTGTCGGAGTCCGCTGCTGATCATAGACTAATCATCCGTGCACTGGCAACTGCAAAccgttctctttttttctgcgaGTGTAGATACACGTGCAGTGATCGACCCTACACGGACAGCTTACATCCACCGCTCGGCCCCCCGAAGACGCCTTCAGCAACGATAGATCGATAACTGGCACGTGCGCCCCTACTCATTCTTCACCTTTTCACTCTCTCATCAGCCTCGTGTGCTGAGGTGCAGCACTCGTCAAGTGTGCGTCGGCCCCCCCCCGTCTTTGacggccggcggcgtcgatggGGCGCCCCTCCCTCATGGAGCGGTACTTCGCTCAGTGCCAGGCGCATCGCACTTCACCGCACCCGGCGTTTGTTGCCGGTCTCCGCGAGGGCGCGATGGACATAAACTTCGCGGAGATTCCTCTTGCCGACATCCGCCTCTTTGCGCACGCACTCCTGGACGTGTCCCCAGCAGCTCGCGCCGCGCGttcgccagcagcacggTCTCGGAATACATCAGGACAGCTGAGTCGACGAGACGCTGCCTCAGACACTAGCCCGTCCTCTCGGCCGAGAACAAGCGCCTTCTCGCGGACGCAGTTCGCCAAGCTTCACTTTTCTTACAACGCTACGgtgccagcggcgcagctcccgTGCGGCGCGGCCTCGCCGCCTGCGTCAACGCCTTGGTTCACTCAGAATGagccgacgctgcggcgtctgCCACAGGCAGTGGCGCAGGCAGTGAAGGAAAGCGCCACCACCCTGAGCTCCTTCTCCTGGTGCGGCATGCCGCTCACTAGCATGGCGGTGCAGGGtcgtgcaccgctgcagcagcagcgaggcatTGGACGagtgctgccgtcgctgacaCGCGTTCTCCCACTGTGCCATTGTCTCACCTCCCTGCGCCTGGACGGTGTCCCACTCTCGCATGCGCAGTTCATGCAGCTGACTACGCCCTTCCCCAAGTCACCTGAGGCATCGGCGGACGGCGGTGTGACGTggccggcgctggaggaggcaaGCTTTGTGGGGTGCGGACTGACTGATGCGTGCAAAAACGGCCTCGTGCACCTCATACGTGCCGCCGTGCCGACTGCCTCGGACTCCACGTGGCAGCGCTCGCTGCGGGGCGGCTACGCGAATCTGGACGATCGACTTTTGCCACGGCcagccggcggcaccgtgccTCTCGGTCACTCGGCGACGCGGGGTGTGAAGGGGCTAGATGCCAGTCAAAACCCGCTGGGCGACGAGACAGCGCGTGCGGTCGCAAACGCTGTTCCCGGCTCCGCCCTACGCTATCTTAACATgtccagcacctccatcaCCTGGATGGGCGGCTCCTTGCTAGCTTCGCGTCCGGTGCTGGAGGGCACTGCaatggagctgctggacatGAGCAACACGGGCGTCAGCGAGGTGTTCTCCCACGCCGGGGGTGCTGCGGAGGCAAAGATGCTGGTCGAGTctagcgccgccgccggcttcCGGGTGCTGGCGCGTGGTATGGGGCAGTTGCTGGTCCTGAGAGAGTCGGATcgctcgccgcagcagtcgtGGCTTATTCAAACGACCACTGCTATCGCGCCACAGCCGTcgccagcgtcagcgccggAGCCGCCACACGTGGAGTCCCCCACGATCCCCACGTGCCCCCCGGCCTCCGTGATTGAGATGGAGAgggtggcgccgccagcaccaccagccCCACCAGCCCCACCACTGCCATCCTCCAACACTGGCGATCAACACAGCGCTCCACAATCTGTCCATAactcagctgctgctccagggCCTGCTGTGAGCCCCTACGGACCCTGGTGGCCCATGTTCGCCAGTTGGTACGCTGCACGAGACACCAACATTCCCACAAGCTCAGCcgatgctgcggcgacagGTAGCTCTGCTGCTGGTCTGGTCAAAGGGTATATACCGGTGCCGGTTCCGTTTCCGATGTTGGCTCCCATGCCGATTCCCTATACCGCTCCTCATGGAGAGGATCTCCCCTTCGCCGGTGCGGCCaccgtggctgccgccgccgccacttcTCCCCACGAGACGGGTGCTGTGGCTGAGGACAGCACGCCTTTTCCAGAGCGAAGGGTTTCCACCCCTCCCGCCGACGACCCCATCGACGTGGCGGCAGAGACATCGGTGCCGTTGCCTTCACCTACCTCTTCAGGCGAGAAGCACGACAAGGAGGGTGGCGGGAGTTTCACGGGTGGTCTTTCGAACCCCCCTGACGCGGCATCGACAGCGTCCCAAGCTGCGGCCGTTGCCGCGAGCGCGTCTGACGACCTTGTGCACCGGGCGAGCGAAACCGCCGGGGACCGCAAGTTTCTCCTTGCACTGATCAGCCGCCTCGAGGCACACGAGAGCGACGTCACCGAGCGCCTTGAGGCACAGTACCAGCGAACGACAGCGCAGCTGACGTCGTTGGAGAAGGACATGCGCTTTCGCCTTCAGCAACTTGCCGACGCGGATCGCAAGGagcgggcggcagcggcggaccGGCAAACGGCCTTGCTCGAGGCCCTGGCCGCCCTCCGCGCCGAGCCGGTTGCCGTGTCTGCGGAGGGCATGACGGAGACGATGCTGCTACAGCTCATGCATCTCATAGAGGCGGGGATGGGAAAGGTACAGACGGCGTTGggcgcagaaggcgctgTAGGTACGAAGAGCGCGAGGGCTGGAGAGAGCAGGGTATCACCGCTGTTGCGCTCCAAAGAGGCCGCCACCCATGTCGGTGCGGCAACGATCACGGACCGTGATCTGGTGAAGACGGCGAGCCAGCGTCTCAAAGAGCTTGGCTGGTAAGCACTGCGCACGACGCtttcgtttgtgtgtgccttttttttttcgcaaTCGCTCTGTGATGGGCCGCCGCTTCGTcgatcggcgccgtcgtcaggCTGCTGTTCCTCTCTCGACTCCAGCGGCGTATGCACCTGCGTGCCAGACCACGCCAatgcgctggcgcgcatgcgacatgcacacacaagcgcataCATGCACGAACACAAACACATCAgcggcacgcgtgcacacggaCGCATCCACCATCGCGTGGCAGCAGAGGAAATGCCACACTTGCGGTGCTTGCGGGCGGTCTCTCCCGGCTCTTTCATTCGCGTTTGCTTGCCGTGCTGGGTGAATGTGGGCACGCACACCGTCTCaggcctctctctctctcactgtgCATTGATCccgcctctccctttttcccCCGTCGCtctttcccccctctccctctcacacacacacgggcatGATGGGGCCACGCTCACGACTCCAACCCGACCCATCCACAGCAGTGCCAACTCGACTCAACACACCTTCTCCGTTCTTTGGTGTCTACTTCTCTCGCCCCTCGCCTGTTTGCTTGTAGCCTTCCTTACAGAAACCAAGAAATCTAAAACACAGCTCATCTTCGTCTCTCGTACCTCAGCAACAATGACGGCCGCCGTGGATCTCGAAGGCGTGGCGCTTCACGGCCATATGAAGGGTGTGACAATGCTAAAGTTCAATCGCGACGGCGACCTTCTCTTTTCATCTGCCAAGGACACGAActgcagcgcgtgctgctggcagGTAAAGACGGGCAAGCTGCTCGGCTCCTACACAACGGTGGGTCAGGTGGAAGGTCGCACGTACGATGCGGCCATGGTGGCGCTAGATGTGAACCGGGAGTCCACACTTTTGGCGACCGCCAGCgcgggcgaggaggtgcttCTGTGGAGCGTAGAGTCTGGTGCTCTTCTTGGCTCCGTGAGCCGCAGCCTATCGTCCGGCGCCAGCGTCGGCTTCTCGCACGATGACACGCTGATGATGGTGGCCACAAAGGGCCGCTCCAGCACAAGCTCGGCGATTCAGGTCTACAACGTACCCTTCACGGTGCCCAAGGCCGGTGAGGACATCGCCCCTGTCAAGACGCCCTTCACCACTTTTTCCACCTTCGAGACCCCGGACACGATCACGTGGGCCGCCTGGGGGCCGACGAACGAGACGATCTACTACTCCGAGGGCGGCTACATGAACATCCTCGACGTGGAGGCAAACAAGGTGATCCGCAGTCGCCAGATTCACGAGGACGAGAACGAGGTGATCAACCGCTTCAGCTGGGACCCTAACTACCTCGCCTTAGCCACCGCCTCGACCGACAAGACGTCTCACCTCATAGACTTCCGCGACCTGGCCACCATTCAGGTGTACCGGAGCGACGTCCCGGTGAACGACGTGTCGATCAGCCCAAACGCCGACCACGTAAtcctcggcggtggcatGGATGCCGCTTCTGTGACGACGCAAGGCGGGCAGTCCATCTTCGAGGTTAAGTTCTTTCACAAGGTTCACGGCCACCAGCTCGGCCAACTGCGCTGCCACTTTGGTACAATCAATGCCATGTCCTTCCACCCCGACGGTCGCggcttcgccagcgccagctACGACGGTCTCATCAAGATGTACCGTTTCGGCGACTCGTACGATTCCACGCCTGGCGCGCAGCCTCTGTGGACGCTGTAGAGAGGTGAATACGGCGAAGAGAAggctctctctgtgtatgcttgtatgcgtgtgcttgcttgGGAACGTGTGCACACATCACATCTGTTTTTGTGCTGCTCGCCCTTCGATTGGTGCACGGgcgtctgcctgcctgcctgcctgtccgtctgtctgtctgtctgtgtgcttgtgtgcacatgtgtgtatgtgcgtgtgtctgtgtgccttCGTGCGTCTTCTCGTTCTATCTGGTAGGGAGCTTTACCTTtct
This genomic stretch from Leishmania donovani BPK282A1 complete genome, chromosome 36 harbors:
- a CDS encoding similar to leishmania major. l411.4-like protein is translated as MGGTAAATAYVRSCDGASLPTPPGCGLKLVVDLTLDDSILTGSVLETEVTVTHALHQSLFPRDAASNAAGTAATSLQVSLPPITVAIQRGAVQMRYGLTYLRTFPAALRDSVRVLRTAMSCDDGVTRCPSYMSMTGALVSAPLGLCCLCTSVECALTSDLCNASMRAHFCFRTGAAGITCVQGEGITYHGWSVGSSSPYYTMNLSASGRGIAPTTLQLTTDAPEAQNGASALQLLRASDVLPEESNPKVDISGRVLFVPSAEHSRASRGTTSTGPVRDDDPAEWLLLPAPLVSVSGNDCDKVGISPDYFYSLSSTTQCNAQKGTCVRHQLADYRAADLEQIAQGVGGRYIGASLGTFTRQKMGEQEFLFDTVERTGGAMLRWTVNADGLAFQPLPVHGVLDAIKFDSSTGILYVTVRNNNTYGGLYYVAVGQCQGARASHCDSDGVTHECGRTALVAGANTSSLLQFSMVSDPPEEVGRTASCTVVFRDAAAALLASKNVSWTVEHRTTTPAPNAPKAEQCRRCAFRDLRCLFSTVCEWQMLLWTAVAVAVAWAPYAILAYWRMAWHVGAKFLAGLN
- a CDS encoding eukaryotic translation initiation factor 3 subunit, putative; its protein translation is MTAAVDLEGVALHGHMKGVTMLKFNRDGDLLFSSAKDTNCSACCWQVKTGKLLGSYTTVGQVEGRTYDAAMVALDVNRESTLLATASAGEEVLLWSVESGALLGSVSRSLSSGASVGFSHDDTLMMVATKGRSSTSSAIQVYNVPFTVPKAGEDIAPVKTPFTTFSTFETPDTITWAAWGPTNETIYYSEGGYMNILDVEANKVIRSRQIHEDENEVINRFSWDPNYLALATASTDKTSHLIDFRDLATIQVYRSDVPVNDVSISPNADHVILGGGMDAASVTTQGGQSIFEVKFFHKVHGHQLGQLRCHFGTINAMSFHPDGRGFASASYDGLIKMYRFGDSYDSTPGAQPLWTL